In one window of Streptomyces sp. NBC_01224 DNA:
- a CDS encoding SNF2-related protein: MTDHGAKPRETRFPPGAQILVRDEEWLVRNTAPTDHDGERIDAVGVSEFVRDEEAVFFSGIDRVELLDPEKTRLVPDTSSYFRRSRLFLEAILRKTPLPQSERGLALADRFLLDPLVYQQRPAELALSMRNLRPRVLIADVVGLGKTLEIGLTLAELIRRGRGERLLIVTPQSILEQFQHELWTRFSIPLVRLDSLGIQRIQREIPAGRNPFTHYKRVIISVDTLKNIGQYRHHLERIRWDAVVIDESHNLINPGSQRRALAEILAPRTDALLLASATPHNGDKRSFADLISLLDPAAIADPDHYDPAEDLGHLYIRRTKISPEVRDEMGTEWPDRGPTVSLHCGAGEAEERIFAELAEHWLPAPQVSTEFGTAEQDRTSVATEQLFAYNLLKTFLSSHVALGETVDNRVATLGERIRKAGEKGLRPDPAIVPEQAALARLREIVADMGDGTAPGDSAKLDALVEQLKEIGVGPRSATRAVVFSERVRTLTWLAEVVPARLGFPVGADGTAKAVTVMHGGLSDDEQAKVLEAFGLADNAVRLLFTGDVASEGVNLHRQCHHLIHYDIPWSLIRIEQRNGRIDRYGQKHEPQFRALILTSAIPGAKDDRTVAEKLLLREEEAHKLDGTAEAVSGLYRAEEEERRLIRELVRGGTVEDFLESAPAEDTALADLFGQVGTITEQELPARAELISLFEGDTADFVDTALDEVYEDRAQELIGLASGTDAKGGAYFSLSPALAPDLLHRLKALPPSYLKEQRVAERMLVTFDRALAQRKLTEARESSGTMWPEVSFLTDIHPVVEWLTDKVLVEFGRQEAPVITTPHVEGPVFLVQGIHSNALGRPTVVRWMAVTGLDADGTGTPEVRPMADALRDAKVGPRLARTGGPRDPDRLQALVPAAVAAARAHLETGRAAWEEQISEPLATYRGHVAQWRTESLLPGITGRRERLVEETADELARLLDQLHTTGRPLLRVLAVLDRPGDPDAPGAGNDADLTAESFTSHPHPSDAQAEN, encoded by the coding sequence GTGACCGACCACGGGGCGAAGCCGAGGGAGACCCGGTTCCCGCCGGGGGCGCAGATCCTTGTACGCGACGAGGAGTGGCTGGTCCGCAACACCGCCCCGACCGATCACGACGGTGAGCGGATCGACGCGGTCGGCGTCTCGGAGTTCGTCCGCGACGAGGAAGCCGTCTTCTTCAGCGGGATCGACCGCGTGGAGCTGCTCGACCCGGAGAAGACCCGCCTGGTCCCCGACACCTCCTCGTACTTCCGGCGCAGCCGCCTCTTCCTCGAAGCGATTCTGCGCAAGACGCCGCTGCCCCAGTCCGAGCGGGGACTGGCCCTCGCCGACCGCTTCCTGCTCGACCCGCTCGTCTACCAGCAACGCCCCGCCGAGCTCGCCCTGTCCATGCGCAACCTCCGGCCCCGGGTCCTGATCGCCGACGTCGTGGGCCTCGGCAAGACGCTCGAGATCGGCCTGACCCTCGCGGAGCTCATCCGCCGCGGCCGAGGCGAGCGCCTCCTGATCGTGACCCCGCAGAGCATCCTGGAACAGTTCCAGCACGAGCTGTGGACCCGCTTCTCGATCCCGCTCGTGCGGCTCGACTCCCTCGGCATCCAACGCATCCAGCGCGAGATCCCGGCCGGCCGGAACCCGTTCACGCACTACAAGCGCGTGATCATCTCCGTCGACACGCTCAAGAACATCGGCCAGTACCGGCACCACCTGGAGCGCATCCGCTGGGACGCCGTCGTCATCGACGAGTCGCACAACCTGATCAACCCCGGCAGTCAGCGGCGCGCCCTCGCCGAGATCCTCGCCCCGCGCACGGACGCCCTGCTGCTCGCCAGCGCCACCCCGCACAACGGTGACAAGCGCTCCTTCGCCGACCTGATCTCGCTCCTCGACCCGGCCGCCATCGCCGACCCCGACCACTACGACCCGGCCGAGGACCTCGGCCACCTCTACATCCGGCGGACCAAGATCAGTCCCGAGGTGCGGGACGAGATGGGCACCGAGTGGCCCGACCGCGGCCCCACCGTCTCCCTCCACTGCGGCGCCGGTGAGGCGGAGGAGCGGATCTTCGCCGAGCTCGCCGAGCACTGGCTCCCCGCCCCACAGGTAAGTACGGAGTTCGGCACGGCCGAGCAGGACCGCACCTCGGTCGCCACCGAGCAGCTCTTCGCCTACAACCTGCTCAAGACGTTCCTGTCCTCCCATGTCGCACTCGGTGAGACGGTCGACAACCGTGTCGCCACGCTCGGCGAGCGGATCCGCAAAGCCGGGGAGAAGGGGCTGCGGCCCGACCCGGCCATCGTCCCGGAGCAGGCTGCCCTGGCCCGGCTGCGGGAGATCGTCGCGGACATGGGCGACGGCACCGCACCCGGCGACTCCGCCAAACTCGACGCGCTCGTGGAGCAGTTGAAGGAAATCGGCGTGGGACCCCGGTCCGCGACCCGGGCCGTGGTCTTCTCCGAACGCGTCCGTACACTCACCTGGCTGGCCGAGGTCGTTCCGGCCCGCCTCGGCTTCCCGGTCGGGGCCGACGGCACGGCGAAGGCCGTCACCGTCATGCACGGCGGCCTCAGCGACGACGAGCAGGCCAAAGTCCTGGAGGCGTTCGGCCTGGCCGACAACGCGGTCCGGCTGCTGTTCACCGGCGACGTCGCCTCCGAGGGCGTCAACCTGCACCGCCAGTGCCACCACCTGATCCACTACGACATCCCGTGGTCGCTGATCCGCATCGAGCAGCGCAACGGCCGTATCGACCGGTACGGGCAGAAGCACGAGCCCCAGTTCCGAGCCCTGATCCTCACCTCCGCGATCCCCGGTGCCAAAGACGACCGAACGGTCGCCGAGAAGCTGCTCCTCCGGGAGGAGGAGGCGCACAAGCTGGACGGGACGGCCGAGGCCGTGTCCGGCCTTTACCGGGCCGAGGAGGAGGAGCGCCGGCTCATCAGGGAACTGGTCCGCGGCGGCACGGTCGAGGACTTCCTGGAGTCCGCCCCGGCCGAGGACACCGCCCTAGCCGACCTCTTCGGCCAGGTGGGCACGATCACCGAGCAGGAGCTGCCCGCACGCGCCGAGCTGATCTCCCTCTTCGAGGGGGACACGGCCGACTTCGTCGACACCGCTCTCGACGAGGTCTACGAGGACCGCGCCCAGGAGCTGATCGGCCTGGCGTCCGGCACCGACGCCAAGGGCGGCGCGTACTTCTCGCTCTCCCCGGCCCTGGCCCCCGATCTGCTGCACCGCCTCAAGGCGCTGCCGCCCTCCTACCTGAAGGAGCAGCGTGTCGCCGAGCGGATGCTGGTCACCTTCGACCGCGCCCTCGCGCAGCGCAAGCTCACGGAGGCCAGGGAGAGCAGCGGCACCATGTGGCCGGAGGTGTCCTTCCTCACCGACATCCACCCGGTGGTGGAGTGGCTGACGGACAAGGTCCTCGTCGAGTTCGGCAGGCAGGAGGCCCCGGTCATCACCACACCTCACGTCGAGGGGCCCGTGTTCCTCGTCCAGGGCATCCACTCCAACGCTCTCGGCCGCCCCACCGTGGTGCGGTGGATGGCCGTGACCGGGCTCGACGCCGACGGCACCGGGACACCCGAGGTGCGTCCCATGGCGGACGCGCTGCGCGACGCGAAGGTCGGCCCGAGGCTCGCCCGCACCGGCGGGCCGCGTGACCCGGACCGGCTCCAGGCCCTCGTGCCGGCCGCCGTCGCCGCGGCCCGCGCACACCTGGAGACGGGAAGGGCCGCCTGGGAGGAACAGATCAGCGAGCCGCTCGCCACCTACCGCGGCCATGTCGCCCAGTGGCGTACGGAGTCCCTGCTGCCCGGCATCACCGGCCGCCGCGAACGCCTCGTCGAGGAGACCGCCGACGAACTGGCCCGGCTGCTCGACCAGTTGCACACCACCGGCCGTCCGCTGCTGCGCGTCCTGGCCGTCCTCGACCGCCCCGGCGACCCGGACGCCCCCGGCGCCGGGAACGACGCGGACCTGACGGCCGAGTCGTTCACTTCCCACCCTCACCCGTCCGACGCCCAGGCGGAGAACTGA
- a CDS encoding helix-turn-helix domain-containing protein, with amino-acid sequence MAYENTDDSAAGAAEGGTGAGAGAEPGVSDSLRTFGAFVQALREHAGFSREEFGDLVRFSKHTVASIEQGRRMPDRDFVERAEAALGNTGALRKAAPHLTRQAGLASWFRQWARVETTAISLYTYECRVVPGLLQTEAYARAVSLDVPPLPDPDELEERIAARLARQELLAVTRKPPTAFSFIVEQAVLERWTGGEAVTREQFDRLLELIEHNWNVEFQVMPLRQPSHAGMDGPIMLAETPENRWFAYSEGQQNGRLIANAKEISLLQQRYAKLRSQALTPVDSLGLLKRLRGAL; translated from the coding sequence GTGGCCTACGAGAACACGGACGACAGCGCTGCGGGAGCGGCGGAGGGAGGAACGGGCGCGGGAGCCGGCGCCGAGCCCGGGGTGTCGGACAGTCTGCGCACGTTCGGCGCGTTCGTCCAGGCCTTACGGGAGCACGCGGGCTTCAGCCGCGAGGAGTTCGGCGACCTGGTGCGCTTCTCCAAGCACACGGTCGCCTCGATCGAGCAGGGCCGACGGATGCCGGACCGCGACTTCGTGGAACGCGCGGAGGCGGCGCTCGGGAACACCGGCGCGCTACGGAAGGCGGCGCCACATCTGACGCGGCAGGCGGGGCTGGCGAGTTGGTTCCGCCAGTGGGCGCGGGTGGAGACGACGGCGATCAGCCTGTACACGTACGAATGCCGGGTGGTGCCAGGCCTGTTGCAGACGGAGGCGTACGCGCGAGCCGTGTCGCTGGACGTGCCGCCGTTGCCCGACCCGGACGAGTTGGAGGAGCGGATCGCGGCGCGGCTGGCCCGGCAGGAGCTGCTGGCGGTGACTCGGAAGCCGCCGACGGCGTTCAGCTTCATCGTGGAGCAGGCGGTGCTGGAGCGGTGGACGGGCGGGGAGGCGGTGACCCGGGAACAGTTCGACCGGCTGCTGGAGTTGATTGAGCACAACTGGAACGTGGAGTTTCAGGTGATGCCGCTGCGGCAGCCGTCGCACGCGGGGATGGACGGGCCGATCATGCTGGCCGAGACTCCCGAGAACCGGTGGTTCGCTTACTCGGAGGGACAGCAGAACGGACGGCTGATCGCCAACGCGAAAGAGATCAGTCTGCTCCAGCAGCGGTATGCGAAACTGCGCTCACAGGCCCTGACCCCCGTAGACTCCCTGGGCCTGTTGAAGCGATTGCGAGGAGCGCTATGA
- a CDS encoding DNA methyltransferase → MTYDSLVNQGDYLSAHYLAEVLPKDLKAKDGLLARWAAFEEEERRRHADAVADAKRQGLDPASVPPRARTPREGLRALRGPYFAGRAALAEDAEALADPDAPEPEGWQKRCTEVHLDTLHALGYTAAHEQTVTVHRADHEYTVQVAHAEPGLYAVSCGWTTEPDAALDPDGAGRLLHPVALEASAILVDAKAVTDFLFACDTPPRYVLLLVGGVIVLADRLAWHEGRYLAADLDAALNRRDDRHGGELDTVAALFGADSLRVPTEGGTAPLAAFLDKSGKHAVGVSTELREGLRLSVEWIAGEVLDRLREPENGITPAELDDPARLAKELSREALRYLYRILFLLYAEASPALGILPSDYPEYERGYGLQRLGDLVLRDLVGERSRRGFHLFESLDLLFDKVENGHRRYGTEPEDLTAEAAAREAARAEQEAAELLAAGTITQAEHTERVREADRARRAAARSTSAGLRFEALRSELFTKEAVRLISDDQIENPAYRGGEGERRRPFLDTRLRNETLHKVLRRLMLTKGRGRERGGFISYAQLGINQLGAVYEGLMSYTGFIAEEELYEVAKGGDPSGGSWMIPASRVQDYRDEVFVQRTNAETGRPERVVHPKDTFVYRLAGRDRQTSASYYTPKSLTEVTVELALKHRLDQHDTRTPARELLEWKICEPALGSGAFLNEAIDQVAAEYLRRREHELGRRIDPELRQIELQKAKAYVALHNAYGVDLNATAVELAEVSLWLNSMHPGMRAPWFGLHLRRGNSLIGAGRKVYEADVLTDGQWLAKKNTLPPTDLPFRDGPLPEGAVHQFLLPAIGWGAVAGEAEAKKLAEEAAKALGRWRKGVQKAPKGPKPFQERGDETDEARQKRYERWRRAAEKTELGRLQGVARRTEFLWSLVATRLELSERTIARRIDVWGADWLEQSSEAADKQKVLDDLTRHGTPYWRLKTVMDAWCALWFWPLDKTGELDGTDSVYGTGGALVDESSVAGLMRGARPAVAAEVPVEPSGPAPGDQLWQATGLFDDPDGEQEELGADAGLATGSKRGSSGRRAQVKDQRRACIPLVTFADWLDFLESVLGKEDLPEGSYLAGIDDLDPDDALELLSDVEDRLEGLLGMDTPARLPFRFPWLSTVEDIAGTTEKDIKAEDGHGFFHWELHFAHVFRGAGGGFDLQVGNPPWVQPRWEENAILAEHEPWFMLTEKPTKAERTRRRDELLASERVRAYLLAELASTSGMAEMLGSGPVYPLLVGTQPDLYRAFMCQTWQHTANNGSVGLVHPDSHFSGDREGRLREAAYTRLRVHGDFVNAGNRFFAPPVGRSSHFGVHIYGQVGEVGFDHLSWLFSVDALRRSADDDGTAPDPGVRYGDSWDERPHRKRIVRVDEATLARWQKLTGDEAQPVRQARLLSPVSTAEVQAIEALADYSLRLAEYEPQISSGYHESGAKAADLIDYNAPDDTGVVRRPADWSEVILKGPQIGLANPMFKQPSQGGGEVLGLNPMTLADDAVPESEYVYVAKPEVYRAAQDVWSDGRTLEQLKASEREVTRARNAAAGRFGVAPADVTDEQVDAELLRRLRRPYTEFYRMAWRKMIAPDTERALYTALLPTGAAHVDALRSAALSGNRSTALLAGFWASLPVDYLLRTVRVRNLDVATARRLPAPTAEHPLAAALLLRTLRLNCLTSAYTELWAELYESTWPGYEPWAVEWPGMQPLHDVGPTWERATPLRSERARRAALVEIDALVAVWLGVSADALAAMYKSRFPIMQDFDAVTWFDAGERKIAGDRYTYGFGQTKEQYDHLLAYNKRERSEPPEGYTAPFYKADREKEMRAAHTYFSARLQEAVDTGKWTPPAR, encoded by the coding sequence GTGACGTACGACTCGCTGGTCAACCAGGGCGACTACCTCTCGGCCCACTATCTCGCCGAAGTCCTCCCCAAGGATCTCAAAGCCAAGGACGGCCTCCTCGCCCGCTGGGCCGCCTTCGAGGAGGAGGAACGCCGCCGCCACGCCGACGCCGTCGCGGACGCCAAGCGCCAGGGCCTCGACCCCGCCTCCGTACCTCCGCGCGCCCGCACCCCCCGTGAGGGACTGCGCGCCCTGCGCGGCCCCTACTTCGCGGGCCGCGCCGCCCTCGCCGAGGACGCGGAAGCGCTCGCCGACCCCGATGCGCCCGAGCCCGAGGGCTGGCAGAAGCGGTGCACCGAAGTTCATCTGGACACCCTGCACGCCCTCGGCTACACCGCCGCCCACGAGCAGACTGTCACCGTCCACCGCGCCGACCACGAGTACACCGTCCAGGTCGCCCACGCGGAACCCGGCCTGTACGCCGTCTCCTGCGGCTGGACCACCGAGCCCGACGCCGCTCTCGACCCGGACGGCGCCGGCCGCCTGCTCCACCCCGTCGCCCTGGAGGCTTCGGCGATCCTCGTGGACGCCAAGGCCGTCACCGACTTCCTCTTCGCCTGCGACACACCTCCGCGCTATGTCCTGCTGCTCGTCGGCGGCGTCATCGTCCTCGCCGACCGCCTCGCCTGGCACGAGGGCCGCTACCTGGCCGCCGACCTCGACGCGGCGCTCAACCGCCGCGACGACCGCCACGGCGGCGAACTCGACACGGTGGCCGCGCTGTTCGGCGCCGACTCGCTGCGCGTCCCCACCGAGGGTGGCACCGCACCGCTCGCCGCCTTCCTCGACAAGTCCGGCAAGCACGCCGTCGGCGTCTCCACCGAACTGCGCGAGGGCCTGCGCCTGAGCGTCGAGTGGATCGCGGGCGAGGTCCTGGACCGCCTGCGCGAACCGGAGAACGGCATCACCCCGGCCGAACTCGACGACCCGGCCCGCCTGGCCAAGGAGCTCAGCCGCGAGGCGCTGCGCTACCTGTACCGGATCCTGTTCCTGCTGTACGCCGAGGCCAGCCCCGCGCTCGGCATCCTGCCCTCCGACTACCCGGAGTACGAGCGGGGGTACGGCCTCCAGCGCCTCGGCGACCTCGTCCTGCGCGACCTCGTCGGCGAGCGCTCCCGGCGCGGCTTCCACCTGTTCGAGTCGTTGGACCTGCTCTTCGACAAGGTCGAGAACGGCCACCGCCGCTACGGCACCGAGCCCGAGGACCTGACGGCCGAGGCCGCCGCCCGCGAGGCCGCCCGGGCCGAGCAGGAGGCGGCCGAACTCCTCGCCGCCGGCACGATCACCCAGGCCGAGCACACCGAACGCGTCCGCGAGGCCGACCGGGCCCGCCGCGCCGCCGCCCGCAGCACCAGCGCGGGACTGCGCTTCGAGGCCCTGCGCTCCGAGCTGTTCACCAAGGAGGCCGTCCGTCTCATCTCGGACGACCAGATCGAGAACCCGGCGTACCGGGGCGGCGAGGGCGAGCGCCGCCGCCCGTTCCTGGACACCCGGCTGCGCAACGAGACACTGCACAAGGTTCTGCGCCGCCTGATGCTCACGAAGGGCCGGGGCAGGGAGCGCGGCGGGTTCATCTCGTACGCCCAGCTCGGCATCAACCAGCTCGGCGCGGTGTACGAGGGCCTGATGTCGTACACCGGTTTCATCGCCGAGGAGGAGCTGTACGAAGTCGCCAAGGGCGGCGACCCCTCGGGCGGCAGCTGGATGATCCCCGCCTCCCGCGTCCAGGACTACCGGGACGAGGTCTTCGTCCAGCGGACCAACGCCGAGACCGGCCGCCCGGAGCGGGTGGTCCACCCGAAGGACACGTTCGTCTACCGCCTGGCCGGCCGCGACCGCCAGACCTCCGCCTCGTACTACACGCCGAAGTCATTGACCGAGGTCACGGTCGAACTGGCCCTCAAGCACCGCCTGGACCAGCACGACACCAGGACCCCGGCCAGGGAACTCCTGGAGTGGAAGATCTGCGAGCCGGCTCTCGGCTCGGGCGCGTTCCTCAACGAGGCGATCGACCAGGTGGCCGCCGAGTATCTGAGGCGGCGCGAACACGAGCTGGGGCGTCGCATCGACCCCGAGCTGCGCCAGATCGAGCTCCAGAAGGCCAAGGCGTACGTCGCCCTCCACAACGCCTACGGGGTCGACCTCAACGCCACGGCGGTGGAGCTGGCCGAGGTCTCGCTCTGGCTCAACTCCATGCACCCGGGCATGCGGGCCCCCTGGTTCGGCCTGCACCTGCGGCGCGGCAACTCGCTCATCGGCGCGGGCCGCAAGGTCTACGAGGCCGACGTCCTGACGGACGGCCAGTGGCTCGCGAAGAAGAACACCCTGCCGCCGACCGACCTGCCGTTCCGGGACGGCCCGCTGCCCGAGGGTGCGGTGCACCAGTTCCTGCTGCCCGCGATCGGCTGGGGCGCGGTCGCGGGCGAGGCGGAGGCGAAGAAGCTCGCGGAGGAAGCGGCGAAGGCGCTCGGCAGGTGGCGCAAGGGCGTGCAGAAGGCGCCGAAGGGGCCGAAGCCATTCCAGGAGCGCGGCGACGAGACCGACGAGGCACGGCAGAAGCGCTACGAACGGTGGCGCAGGGCGGCGGAGAAGACCGAGCTGGGCCGGCTGCAGGGCGTGGCCCGCCGCACCGAGTTCCTGTGGTCGTTGGTCGCCACCCGGCTGGAACTCTCCGAGCGGACGATCGCCCGCCGCATCGACGTGTGGGGCGCGGACTGGCTGGAGCAGTCCTCGGAGGCAGCGGACAAACAGAAGGTCCTCGACGACCTGACACGCCACGGTACGCCGTACTGGCGGCTGAAGACCGTGATGGACGCGTGGTGCGCGCTGTGGTTCTGGCCGCTGGACAAGACCGGCGAACTCGACGGCACGGATTCGGTGTACGGGACGGGCGGCGCGCTCGTCGACGAGTCGTCGGTTGCGGGGCTGATGCGCGGGGCGCGCCCGGCGGTGGCCGCCGAGGTGCCGGTGGAGCCGTCGGGCCCGGCGCCTGGGGACCAGCTGTGGCAGGCGACCGGGCTGTTCGACGACCCGGACGGCGAGCAGGAGGAGCTGGGCGCGGACGCGGGGCTGGCGACCGGGTCCAAGCGGGGCTCGTCGGGCCGCCGGGCTCAGGTCAAGGACCAGCGGCGCGCGTGCATCCCGTTGGTGACGTTCGCCGATTGGCTGGACTTCCTGGAGTCGGTCCTGGGCAAGGAGGACCTGCCCGAGGGGTCGTACCTGGCGGGCATCGATGACTTGGACCCGGACGATGCGCTGGAGCTGCTGAGCGATGTGGAGGACCGCCTGGAGGGCCTCCTCGGCATGGACACCCCGGCGCGGCTGCCGTTCCGCTTCCCGTGGCTGAGCACGGTCGAGGACATCGCCGGCACGACGGAGAAGGACATAAAGGCGGAGGACGGCCACGGCTTCTTCCACTGGGAGCTGCACTTCGCGCACGTGTTCCGGGGGGCGGGGGGCGGGTTCGACCTTCAGGTGGGGAACCCGCCTTGGGTGCAGCCAAGGTGGGAGGAGAACGCGATTCTCGCCGAGCACGAACCGTGGTTCATGCTCACCGAGAAGCCGACCAAGGCGGAACGGACGCGGCGACGTGACGAACTTCTGGCGTCGGAGCGCGTACGCGCGTATCTGCTTGCCGAGCTTGCGTCGACCAGCGGCATGGCAGAGATGCTGGGTTCCGGCCCGGTGTATCCCTTGCTCGTGGGAACCCAACCGGACCTGTACCGGGCGTTCATGTGCCAGACATGGCAGCACACGGCGAATAACGGCTCCGTGGGCCTGGTCCACCCGGACTCGCACTTCAGCGGGGACAGGGAAGGACGACTGCGTGAGGCTGCATACACAAGGCTGCGGGTCCACGGCGACTTTGTGAACGCGGGCAATCGGTTCTTCGCGCCACCGGTCGGCCGGTCCAGCCACTTCGGCGTGCACATCTACGGTCAGGTGGGCGAGGTCGGGTTCGACCACCTGTCGTGGCTTTTCTCCGTGGATGCCTTGCGCCGTTCGGCGGACGACGACGGCACGGCTCCCGACCCCGGGGTCCGCTACGGTGACAGCTGGGACGAACGCCCGCACCGCAAGCGGATCGTCCGGGTGGATGAGGCAACGCTTGCTCGGTGGCAGAAGTTGACCGGCGACGAGGCCCAGCCTGTCCGCCAGGCCCGGCTGCTGTCACCGGTGAGCACGGCGGAGGTGCAGGCGATCGAGGCGCTGGCGGACTATTCGCTGCGGCTTGCGGAGTACGAGCCGCAGATCAGCAGCGGCTACCACGAGAGCGGGGCCAAGGCGGCTGACCTCATCGACTACAACGCGCCGGATGACACAGGTGTGGTCCGGCGGCCAGCCGACTGGTCCGAGGTGATCCTCAAAGGTCCGCAGATCGGCCTTGCCAACCCCATGTTCAAGCAGCCGAGCCAGGGCGGCGGCGAGGTCCTGGGCCTCAATCCGATGACCCTGGCGGACGACGCCGTGCCCGAGTCCGAGTACGTCTACGTCGCGAAGCCCGAGGTGTACCGGGCCGCGCAGGACGTGTGGAGCGACGGCAGGACGCTGGAGCAGCTCAAGGCGTCCGAGCGCGAGGTGACACGGGCACGGAACGCCGCAGCAGGGCGCTTCGGGGTGGCACCGGCCGACGTTACGGACGAGCAGGTGGATGCGGAGCTCTTGCGGCGGCTGCGACGGCCGTACACGGAGTTCTACCGGATGGCGTGGCGCAAGATGATCGCGCCGGATACGGAGAGGGCGCTCTACACCGCCTTGTTGCCCACTGGGGCCGCGCACGTTGATGCCTTGCGCAGTGCGGCGCTGTCTGGCAACCGGAGCACTGCGCTGTTGGCTGGCTTCTGGGCGTCGCTTCCGGTGGACTATCTGCTACGCACGGTTCGAGTGAGGAACCTCGACGTGGCTACAGCGAGGCGGCTGCCTGCGCCGACCGCCGAACACCCGCTTGCCGCAGCTCTCTTGTTGCGTACATTGCGCCTGAACTGCCTAACTTCTGCCTACACGGAGTTGTGGGCGGAGCTATATGAGTCAACCTGGCCCGGCTACGAGCCCTGGGCTGTGGAGTGGCCAGGCATGCAGCCTCTCCATGATGTCGGTCCCACGTGGGAACGAGCGACTCCCCTCCGGAGCGAGCGAGCCCGCCGCGCCGCACTCGTAGAGATCGATGCCCTGGTCGCTGTCTGGCTTGGGGTGAGTGCTGACGCGCTCGCGGCCATGTACAAGTCCCGATTCCCGATCATGCAGGACTTCGACGCGGTCACTTGGTTCGATGCTGGTGAACGCAAGATCGCAGGTGACCGATACACGTACGGCTTCGGGCAGACCAAGGAGCAATACGACCATCTCCTCGCTTACAACAAAAGGGAGCGGTCAGAGCCTCCCGAGGGCTACACCGCGCCCTTCTACAAGGCCGACCGGGAGAAGGAGATGCGCGCAGCGCACACGTACTTCTCCGCACGGCTTCAGGAAGCCGTCGACACGGGGAAGTGGACGCCGCCTGCCCGGTGA
- a CDS encoding serine/threonine-protein kinase — MEPLRDNDPKSIGGFALVCRIGAGGMGQVFLGESAAGHQAAVKVIKASVLDEDTRARFLSEVDSMRTVYGPFVAGFVGADAAAEQPWLAVEYVPGPDLRTYVAGHGPLPLAETASLGALLAEGLGTVHDAGLLHRDLKPQNILLSEYGPKVIDFGLAVLAERRTMLTATGFVVGSVLCMPPEQARGEHQLERSADVYALGAVLLFAAAGHYPYEGPTWQAVALKIEDPATPPDLTGLPPELEGLVTDMLALDPAARPTLPQVIERLVRVIHGLGLTALQAKRRLAGLTPEIVVPQLPPPAFDPGSGDAAYTPTTVDAAAAEDDEETGAPATAGAERPGIGTEPGEEPEDAVLAAPSGAVPGPGGTPPRGRAATAVRPAAPLRIAERIRAAYAREARF; from the coding sequence GTGGAACCACTTAGAGACAACGACCCGAAGTCGATCGGGGGCTTTGCGCTCGTTTGCCGGATCGGGGCCGGCGGTATGGGCCAAGTGTTTCTCGGTGAATCCGCGGCCGGTCATCAGGCCGCGGTGAAGGTCATCAAGGCCTCCGTGCTCGACGAGGACACCCGTGCCCGGTTCCTGTCCGAAGTGGACAGCATGCGCACCGTGTACGGGCCGTTCGTCGCGGGCTTCGTGGGCGCCGACGCGGCCGCGGAGCAGCCCTGGCTCGCCGTGGAATACGTCCCCGGCCCGGATCTGCGCACCTACGTCGCCGGGCACGGCCCCCTCCCTCTCGCCGAGACCGCCAGTCTCGGGGCGCTGCTGGCCGAGGGCCTCGGCACGGTCCACGATGCGGGACTGCTCCACCGTGACCTGAAACCGCAGAACATCCTGCTGTCCGAGTACGGTCCCAAAGTGATCGACTTCGGCCTCGCCGTGCTCGCCGAGCGTCGCACCATGCTGACGGCGACCGGCTTCGTCGTCGGCAGCGTGTTGTGCATGCCGCCGGAACAGGCCCGGGGCGAGCACCAGCTGGAGCGGTCGGCCGATGTCTACGCGCTGGGCGCGGTGCTGCTGTTCGCCGCGGCCGGACACTACCCGTACGAAGGGCCGACCTGGCAGGCCGTCGCGCTGAAGATCGAGGACCCCGCGACGCCGCCCGACCTGACCGGCCTGCCCCCGGAACTGGAGGGCCTGGTCACGGACATGCTGGCGCTGGACCCTGCGGCCCGGCCGACGCTGCCGCAGGTCATCGAGAGGCTCGTGCGGGTCATCCACGGTCTGGGCCTGACCGCCCTCCAGGCCAAGCGCCGGCTCGCCGGCCTGACCCCCGAGATCGTGGTGCCGCAACTGCCCCCACCCGCTTTCGACCCCGGCAGCGGCGACGCGGCCTACACACCCACCACCGTCGACGCGGCAGCGGCCGAGGACGACGAGGAGACCGGCGCACCGGCGACGGCCGGAGCCGAGCGGCCTGGCATCGGCACAGAGCCCGGCGAGGAACCCGAGGATGCTGTCCTCGCCGCACCGTCGGGGGCGGTTCCCGGGCCTGGCGGAACCCCGCCCCGAGGCCGTGCGGCCACTGCCGTCCGCCCCGCAGCGCCCCTGCGGATCGCCGAGCGGATCCGTGCCGCCTATGCCCGGGAGGCACGCTTCTGA
- a CDS encoding DUF397 domain-containing protein: protein MSTSELAWFKSSYSGSQGDACIEVAKGMQAIHVRDSKDQLSPELALSPAAWDDFVSYAAQG from the coding sequence ATGAGCACGTCCGAACTGGCCTGGTTCAAGAGCAGCTACAGCGGCTCGCAGGGTGACGCCTGCATCGAGGTGGCGAAGGGGATGCAGGCGATCCATGTCCGCGACTCCAAGGACCAACTGAGCCCGGAACTCGCCCTCTCCCCCGCCGCATGGGACGACTTCGTCTCCTACGCAGCCCAGGGCTAA